Proteins from a single region of Candidatus Binatota bacterium:
- a CDS encoding sigma-70 family RNA polymerase sigma factor — protein MAFNDSELVSLAQQGDRDSMRVLVERYQDRLVAVVVGMVRNHDDALDVVQETYIKAFRNIDGFRGQSSFYTWIYRIAVNQAIDLKRRESRRVSVEFDEVLPPGGVDEWSQSSVGGNDTFARVRNRELVAKVYEAMESLTPDHRAVIILREVDGLSYEEISDSVGCSLGTVMSRLHYARKALQLRLEEIIGS, from the coding sequence GTGGCATTTAACGATTCCGAGCTTGTTTCCCTTGCGCAGCAAGGGGACAGGGATTCCATGCGGGTCCTCGTCGAACGGTACCAGGATCGGCTGGTCGCCGTTGTCGTTGGTATGGTGCGAAACCACGATGACGCCCTCGATGTGGTGCAGGAAACCTATATCAAGGCTTTCCGCAATATCGACGGTTTCAGGGGCCAATCATCGTTTTACACCTGGATCTATCGCATCGCGGTCAACCAGGCCATCGACCTCAAGAGACGAGAAAGCAGGCGTGTCTCCGTTGAGTTTGACGAAGTGCTACCCCCCGGAGGGGTGGACGAGTGGAGTCAGAGCTCGGTTGGCGGAAACGATACGTTTGCGCGGGTAAGGAACAGGGAACTGGTGGCTAAAGTGTATGAGGCTATGGAGAGTTTGACGCCTGACCACCGCGCGGTCATAATTCTTCGAGAAGTCGACGGTCTTTCCTACGAGGAAATCAGTGACTCCGTTGGCTGTTCTCTCGGCACTGTTATGAGCCGTCTCCACTACGCCAGAAAAGCACTTCAGCTACGACTAGAGGAGATAATCGGATCATGA
- a CDS encoding ATP-binding cassette domain-containing protein, with protein MIKVSDLSKSYGSVAAVDGISFSVESGKALGFLGPNGAGKTTTMRIITGFMPASSGTVTVEGFDVFDDSFEVRRRIGYLPEHPPLYLEMAVRPYLVHVARLKGIRGAAARDAADSVIVDCALGKVANRLCGHLSKGFRQRVGLAQALIHKPEVLVLDEPTVGLDPAQIIEIRGLIRRLAAERTVILSTHILPEVAQICEKVVIINEGRVALEADLSDLPAGRSLEEEYMRHVGGEAHGAVPAPRPASAPDNAIAENKEDTPGA; from the coding sequence ATGATAAAGGTTTCTGATCTCAGCAAGAGTTATGGCTCCGTTGCCGCGGTGGACGGAATCTCGTTCTCGGTCGAAAGTGGCAAGGCCCTGGGGTTTCTCGGCCCGAACGGCGCCGGCAAAACCACCACCATGCGCATCATCACCGGCTTCATGCCTGCCAGCTCCGGTACCGTGACCGTTGAAGGCTTTGACGTGTTCGATGACAGCTTCGAGGTACGCCGCCGCATAGGCTACCTGCCAGAACACCCGCCGCTGTACCTCGAGATGGCGGTGCGTCCCTACCTCGTGCACGTGGCCCGGCTCAAGGGAATCCGTGGCGCCGCCGCGCGCGACGCGGCCGACTCCGTGATAGTGGACTGCGCCCTGGGCAAGGTAGCGAACCGCCTCTGCGGACACCTGTCCAAGGGCTTTAGACAGCGTGTAGGGCTCGCCCAGGCGCTCATCCACAAACCCGAGGTTCTGGTGCTCGACGAGCCCACCGTGGGCCTGGACCCCGCCCAGATCATCGAGATCAGGGGACTCATACGACGACTTGCCGCCGAAAGGACGGTGATACTATCCACCCACATCCTGCCCGAGGTGGCGCAGATCTGCGAAAAAGTAGTCATCATCAACGAAGGCCGTGTGGCGCTGGAGGCCGACCTGTCCGACCTGCCCGCTGGACGAAGCCTGGAGGAAGAGTACATGCGCCACGTGGGCGGCGAAGCACACGGCGCGGTGCCTGCTCCCCGGCCGGCGAGCGCCCCTGATAACGCCATCGCAGAGAACAAGGAGGACACGCCCGGTGCGTAA
- a CDS encoding sulfate adenylyltransferase has product MPDLISPHGGLSTPVNRTVAEADLGSFASEAASLTRVPVSAADLSTVYRFGDGALSPLEGPMGEAAWNLSLDEGVIENNGERYAWTIPMALPVSAELAATLSAGQSVALESPGGDLVAILELTDVYEWDKPRYLESVYGTTREDHPGADMALKGDAACSHLLGGSIRVLPQPTNPAFGASVKSPVEVRQMLADLGWERVVAFQTRNPLHRAHEYALVYGLETLLKQDLNAGACLNPLVGETKGDDVNAEVRMQTYQALIESRGIGEGDSDPALWDARDDSVPDRVMLLGLDIKMYYGGPKEAVMHGIYRQNYGFTDIIIGRKHADAPFADGSAIWGDFDAQEIFGKLNGKLDIQTVNVGFAAYYESLGRVDLMENHDEEKPVFISGKDVRKTLLAGEKVDPRIMREGTSDILCHHMAQGS; this is encoded by the coding sequence ATGCCCGACCTTATCTCGCCCCACGGCGGACTCAGCACCCCGGTAAACCGAACAGTCGCCGAAGCCGACCTCGGCAGCTTTGCCAGCGAAGCCGCCTCGCTCACCCGCGTGCCCGTTTCGGCAGCCGATCTTTCTACGGTCTACCGCTTCGGCGACGGCGCCTTGAGCCCGCTGGAGGGCCCCATGGGAGAGGCCGCGTGGAATCTTTCGCTCGACGAGGGCGTCATCGAGAACAACGGTGAGCGCTACGCCTGGACCATCCCCATGGCCCTGCCCGTGAGCGCAGAGCTGGCGGCCACGCTTTCGGCCGGGCAGTCGGTGGCGCTCGAATCCCCCGGCGGCGATCTGGTGGCCATCCTCGAACTGACAGACGTGTACGAGTGGGACAAGCCCCGCTACCTCGAAAGCGTCTACGGCACTACCCGCGAAGACCACCCGGGAGCCGACATGGCACTCAAGGGCGACGCCGCTTGCAGCCACCTGCTGGGTGGCTCCATACGCGTGCTTCCCCAGCCCACAAACCCGGCTTTCGGCGCCTCGGTGAAATCCCCGGTGGAGGTCAGGCAGATGCTCGCAGACCTGGGTTGGGAGCGTGTGGTGGCCTTCCAGACCCGAAACCCCCTGCACCGCGCCCACGAGTACGCACTGGTGTACGGACTGGAGACGCTGCTCAAGCAGGATCTTAACGCCGGCGCCTGTCTCAACCCGCTCGTGGGCGAGACCAAGGGCGACGACGTCAACGCCGAGGTGAGGATGCAGACCTACCAGGCCCTGATCGAATCGCGTGGCATAGGCGAAGGCGACAGCGACCCGGCCCTGTGGGACGCGAGGGACGACTCGGTGCCCGACCGCGTCATGCTGCTCGGTCTTGATATCAAGATGTACTATGGCGGCCCGAAAGAAGCTGTCATGCACGGCATCTACCGGCAGAACTACGGCTTTACCGACATCATCATCGGCCGTAAGCACGCCGACGCGCCCTTCGCCGACGGCTCGGCCATCTGGGGTGACTTTGACGCCCAGGAAATCTTCGGCAAGCTCAACGGCAAGCTCGACATACAGACGGTCAACGTAGGCTTTGCTGCCTACTACGAGTCGCTTGGCCGGGTGGACCTGATGGAGAACCACGACGAGGAAAAGCCCGTGTTCATATCGGGCAAGGACGTGCGAAAGACCCTGCTGGCTGGCGAAAAGGTAGACCCGCGTATCATGCGCGAAGGAACCTCAGACATCCTGTGCCACCACATGGCCCAGGGCAGCTGA
- a CDS encoding ABC transporter, whose amino-acid sequence MWRWRPTCPTCPLDEAWRKSTCATWAAKHTARCLLPGRRAPLITPSQRTRRTRPVRNALTIAWRDLRSTFVSPIGYVVLTGFLLLAGWFFFNLLAQFNRIVALYSGMQGADTTWMNLNDAIITPLLSNLSVVLVILVPMITMRSFAEERSQGTYELLFTSPLKVHEIVLGKYLAGCAVVTLMIALTLVYPAILMIYGNPEVGLMTAGFLGLYLMALGFVAVGNFCSALTSNQIVAAISALVILLLLFVISWPAENAGEPMKAILLYVSVTEHFRNMARGVIDTTDLVYFGSAIGAFLFLTHRAVESARWKA is encoded by the coding sequence GTGTGGCGCTGGAGGCCGACCTGTCCGACCTGCCCGCTGGACGAAGCCTGGAGGAAGAGTACATGCGCCACGTGGGCGGCGAAGCACACGGCGCGGTGCCTGCTCCCCGGCCGGCGAGCGCCCCTGATAACGCCATCGCAGAGAACAAGGAGGACACGCCCGGTGCGTAACGCACTCACCATAGCCTGGCGGGACCTGCGCTCGACCTTCGTGTCGCCCATAGGCTACGTGGTTCTCACCGGCTTCCTTCTGCTGGCCGGTTGGTTCTTCTTCAACCTGCTGGCCCAGTTCAATCGTATCGTGGCGCTGTACAGCGGCATGCAGGGCGCCGACACCACCTGGATGAACTTGAACGACGCGATCATCACTCCCCTGCTCTCCAACCTGTCGGTGGTACTGGTCATTCTGGTGCCGATGATCACCATGCGCAGCTTCGCCGAGGAGCGCAGCCAGGGTACCTACGAGCTGCTGTTCACCTCGCCGCTCAAGGTGCACGAGATCGTGCTGGGCAAGTACCTGGCCGGCTGCGCAGTGGTAACGCTGATGATAGCCCTGACGCTTGTCTACCCCGCCATACTTATGATCTACGGCAACCCCGAGGTCGGCCTCATGACGGCGGGCTTCCTGGGCCTGTACCTCATGGCACTGGGCTTCGTGGCGGTGGGCAACTTCTGCTCAGCGCTCACATCGAACCAGATAGTGGCCGCCATCAGCGCCCTGGTCATACTGCTGCTGCTGTTCGTCATCAGCTGGCCGGCCGAGAATGCCGGCGAGCCGATGAAAGCCATCCTGCTTTACGTGTCGGTCACCGAGCACTTTCGTAACATGGCGCGCGGGGTCATAGACACCACCGACCTGGTCTACTTCGGCAGCGCCATAGGAGCATTTCTCTTCCTCACCCACCGGGCCGTTGAATCAGCGAGGTGGAAGGCGTGA
- a CDS encoding DUF4340 domain-containing protein, whose protein sequence is MNPRRTLLLALIAIAAGAWLYSVERPRMEAELHADELISFDVEAVAHISMDYPDGTTIVLERDEAADWSISAPLTVDADRITVERLIKAIRDTRVERRIAVSEAEDLSVYGLEDNGSQVRIKMRLDDGDQLDDIVVGDTTPVGYQAFVRIENSGEIVVTPLIFHTGVKKSVFDLREKRLFDFKPADVIAMTLETAEAGKIELQRAGDQWQLLEPVKGRADTRVVSNLLEALSTTRATAFYDQGHADSATTGLDEPSVSLTLRIGLDNLDGFKLGSAPADQPAGLYLSRLGDGQLAAVDRATKVAFARPLGELRDKGLFDCLPGEITSLSVERDDKRGFELTRTSAADDWTMSTEHGQRLLKEMRIDRAVGDLAELAGKSIVAEDSKNSTLGLYGLRPPSLRVAMARADGRSCGAALAGSVGEDDDKRYYLSSEAGNMVMAVPQYLYSRADLVADDFLSAPQVEEAPASKETPAAE, encoded by the coding sequence GTGAACCCACGCCGTACGCTGCTGCTGGCGCTGATAGCCATCGCGGCCGGCGCCTGGCTCTACAGTGTCGAAAGGCCCCGCATGGAGGCCGAACTCCACGCCGACGAACTTATCTCCTTTGACGTTGAGGCCGTGGCCCACATATCAATGGACTACCCCGACGGAACGACCATCGTCCTTGAACGCGACGAGGCGGCCGACTGGTCGATCAGTGCCCCGCTGACCGTGGACGCCGACCGCATTACAGTTGAGCGGCTGATCAAGGCCATACGCGACACCAGGGTCGAGCGGCGCATTGCCGTGAGTGAGGCCGAAGACCTGTCAGTCTACGGGCTCGAAGACAACGGCAGCCAGGTCCGCATAAAAATGCGCCTGGACGACGGCGACCAGCTGGACGACATCGTGGTAGGCGACACCACCCCGGTGGGCTACCAGGCCTTCGTGAGAATCGAAAACTCTGGAGAGATCGTCGTCACGCCCTTGATCTTTCACACCGGGGTAAAGAAGTCGGTCTTCGACCTCAGGGAGAAGCGCCTGTTCGACTTCAAACCGGCGGACGTTATAGCCATGACCCTCGAGACCGCCGAGGCCGGCAAAATCGAACTGCAACGCGCCGGTGACCAGTGGCAGTTGCTCGAGCCCGTCAAGGGGCGAGCCGACACGCGCGTCGTGTCCAACCTGCTGGAGGCGCTTTCGACTACCAGGGCCACGGCCTTTTACGACCAGGGCCACGCCGACAGTGCGACCACGGGCCTCGACGAGCCGTCGGTGAGCCTGACACTGAGAATCGGCCTGGACAACCTGGATGGCTTCAAGCTGGGCAGCGCTCCGGCAGACCAACCAGCCGGCCTTTACCTGTCGCGCCTGGGAGACGGACAACTGGCCGCGGTTGATCGGGCCACGAAGGTGGCCTTCGCCAGGCCGCTCGGCGAGCTGCGAGACAAGGGACTGTTTGACTGCCTGCCGGGCGAGATAACGTCGCTGTCGGTCGAACGTGATGACAAGCGGGGCTTCGAGCTCACGAGGACGTCGGCGGCCGACGATTGGACCATGAGCACCGAGCACGGCCAGAGGCTACTCAAGGAGATGCGCATTGACCGCGCCGTGGGCGACCTGGCCGAACTGGCAGGCAAGAGCATCGTGGCCGAGGACAGCAAGAATTCTACCCTCGGGTTGTACGGCCTGCGGCCGCCCTCGCTGCGAGTGGCGATGGCGAGAGCCGACGGGCGTTCCTGTGGCGCGGCCCTGGCCGGCAGCGTCGGCGAAGACGACGACAAGCGCTACTATCTCTCGAGCGAAGCCGGCAATATGGTCATGGCCGTACCCCAGTACCTGTACTCAAGAGCCGATCTCGTAGCCGACGACTTTCTCTCAGCGCCCCAGGTCGAAGAAGCTCCCGCCTCAAAGGAAACGCCCGCTGCCGAGTAG
- the polA gene encoding DNA polymerase I produces MTGKKESAVYLLDTSYFIFRSYHALPGLTTAEGLPTNAVHGVASMFEKLLRTRKPGWIVAAFDSGRKTFRNELYPDYKANRDEPDEELRVQFPLVQRLVEAMGIRCVRRDNYEADDLLASMARLFSAQGCPVVIVTGDKDLMQCVGEGVTLYDAAKGVDVGEAQVMEKFGVPPTGVVDVLGLMGDSSDNIPGVRGIGPKTARVLMEHFGSMDAMYARLDEVKDLKLRGAASVHSKLEMGREAAELSRDLATVRDQLDVDFSLDDVRVVSPYRVELVEFAEELEMSRMLSRFRDLTPGADAVDAASTGKGGPTDPVQAGLFDEPGDAAAEGSEKTNSEGQSPVEESGIDWRELTGPELYFHIKPGGEGEEATGPCLLLGGEQGWALLQGRQALVDCLALAAESGVDLIGFDIKLLCREVGLEATPPGFDLGLASYLCDPGAGAHDRARVSPRWLGEEAADEQDSAALLAQLERLAVELGGEVDSRGQRAIYDELEYPLVAVLASMESRGMLLDLELLKSLSADFGSRMEGLVGRIYEASGEEFNILSPLQLREILFGKLGLPTKGVKKTKTGFSTDSDTLDALSGSHPLPALVLEYRGLAKLKSTYVDALPRLVDEQGLVHTHLNQLVTATGRLSSSDPNLQNIPVRSQDGGRIRKAFIVPEGQLLVSADYNQIELRVLADLSGDPGLGGAFERGEDVHRATAAEIFEVAPDQVSKQMRREAKVINFGIVYGMGPVRLSRELDIPRTQASEFIKRYFQRYPAVQGFFDEMLEQARATGYVATRLGRRRYLHDIDSDHGGRRQAAERVATNTPIQGGAADIIKMAMVEVERRLAESDSGATMLLQVHDELLLQCAVEDEPELAEMLRSAMQSVAELSVPVLVDVGSGRSWAEAH; encoded by the coding sequence GTGACAGGTAAAAAAGAAAGCGCTGTATACCTGCTCGACACCAGCTACTTTATTTTCCGTTCCTACCACGCCCTGCCGGGCCTGACCACGGCCGAGGGCCTGCCTACCAACGCCGTGCACGGGGTCGCCAGCATGTTCGAGAAACTGCTGCGTACGCGCAAGCCCGGCTGGATAGTGGCCGCCTTTGACAGTGGCCGTAAGACCTTTCGCAACGAGTTATACCCCGACTACAAGGCCAACCGGGACGAGCCTGACGAAGAGCTGAGGGTGCAGTTTCCACTCGTGCAGCGGCTCGTTGAGGCCATGGGGATTCGCTGCGTGCGCCGCGACAACTACGAGGCCGACGACCTCCTGGCCTCAATGGCTCGGCTATTTTCGGCCCAGGGGTGCCCGGTGGTCATCGTCACGGGAGACAAGGACCTCATGCAGTGCGTGGGAGAGGGCGTGACGCTCTACGACGCGGCCAAGGGCGTGGATGTCGGCGAGGCACAGGTGATGGAGAAGTTCGGCGTGCCTCCCACTGGCGTGGTTGACGTGCTGGGGTTGATGGGCGACTCGTCGGACAACATCCCCGGTGTCAGGGGTATTGGACCGAAAACGGCGCGCGTGTTGATGGAGCACTTCGGCAGCATGGACGCGATGTATGCCAGGCTTGACGAGGTCAAAGACCTCAAGTTGCGCGGCGCGGCGTCGGTGCATAGCAAGCTCGAGATGGGGCGTGAGGCGGCCGAGCTTTCGCGCGACCTGGCTACGGTGCGCGACCAACTCGACGTTGACTTCTCTCTTGACGACGTACGCGTTGTGTCGCCCTACCGAGTAGAGCTCGTGGAATTTGCCGAGGAACTGGAAATGTCGCGCATGCTGTCGCGATTCAGGGATCTCACTCCCGGCGCAGACGCGGTCGATGCGGCCAGTACGGGCAAGGGTGGTCCGACGGATCCGGTCCAAGCCGGACTGTTCGATGAACCCGGAGACGCCGCCGCCGAAGGATCGGAGAAAACCAACAGTGAAGGGCAATCCCCCGTCGAGGAGAGCGGCATTGACTGGCGCGAACTTACCGGCCCGGAACTCTACTTTCACATCAAGCCAGGCGGCGAGGGCGAAGAGGCCACAGGGCCATGCCTGCTGCTGGGCGGTGAGCAGGGCTGGGCCCTGCTGCAGGGCCGGCAGGCGTTGGTGGATTGCCTGGCCCTGGCGGCCGAGTCGGGGGTCGACCTGATCGGCTTCGACATCAAATTGCTGTGCCGCGAGGTGGGTCTGGAGGCCACTCCGCCGGGCTTCGACCTGGGACTGGCGTCTTATCTCTGCGACCCCGGCGCCGGGGCCCACGACAGGGCCAGGGTGTCCCCGCGCTGGCTGGGCGAAGAGGCGGCTGACGAGCAGGATTCCGCAGCGCTGTTGGCCCAGCTCGAGCGATTGGCTGTTGAGCTGGGAGGCGAGGTCGATTCCCGTGGCCAGAGGGCCATATACGATGAGCTGGAGTATCCACTGGTCGCCGTACTGGCTTCCATGGAATCGCGGGGTATGCTCCTGGACCTGGAACTGCTCAAGTCGCTTTCCGCCGATTTCGGGTCGAGGATGGAGGGGTTGGTAGGCAGGATCTACGAGGCCTCGGGCGAAGAGTTCAACATACTGTCACCCCTGCAGCTGCGGGAGATTCTTTTCGGAAAACTGGGCCTGCCCACCAAGGGCGTCAAGAAGACCAAGACCGGTTTTTCCACCGACAGTGACACCCTGGATGCGCTGTCGGGCAGCCACCCGCTGCCGGCGCTGGTGCTGGAGTACCGCGGCCTGGCGAAGCTCAAGTCTACTTACGTTGACGCCTTGCCGCGGCTGGTCGACGAGCAGGGGCTGGTTCACACGCACCTTAATCAACTGGTCACGGCCACCGGCCGTCTGAGTTCGAGCGACCCGAACCTGCAGAACATTCCTGTTCGCAGCCAGGACGGCGGTCGCATACGCAAGGCCTTCATCGTTCCCGAGGGGCAGCTGCTGGTGTCGGCCGACTACAACCAGATCGAGCTACGGGTGCTGGCCGACCTGTCGGGCGACCCCGGACTGGGCGGCGCTTTTGAGCGTGGCGAAGACGTGCACCGGGCTACCGCGGCCGAGATATTTGAGGTTGCTCCCGACCAGGTCAGCAAGCAGATGCGCCGCGAGGCGAAGGTCATCAACTTCGGCATCGTTTACGGCATGGGGCCGGTGCGCCTGTCACGCGAACTCGACATTCCGAGGACACAGGCGTCTGAATTCATAAAACGCTACTTTCAACGCTACCCGGCCGTGCAGGGATTTTTTGACGAGATGCTCGAGCAGGCCAGGGCCACGGGCTACGTGGCTACCAGGCTGGGCCGGCGCCGTTACCTGCACGACATCGACAGCGACCATGGGGGCCGCCGGCAGGCGGCCGAGAGGGTGGCCACCAACACCCCCATACAGGGGGGAGCGGCGGACATCATAAAAATGGCCATGGTCGAGGTGGAGCGGCGGCTGGCCGAATCCGATTCCGGCGCGACCATGTTGCTGCAGGTGCACGACGAGTTGCTGTTGCAGTGCGCCGTTGAGGATGAGCCCGAACTGGCCGAAATGCTGCGCAGCGCCATGCAATCGGTGGCAGAACTGTCGGTTCCTGTGCTTGTCGACGTGGGCAGCGGCCGCAGCTGGGCCGAGGCACACTGA
- a CDS encoding tetratricopeptide repeat protein: MSTRARFRWLVMVAVLAQLAVLPAAAPATVGMEKELGEDFVSQARKGLPLIYDYEINEMVSEIGGRIVRGLGMQPFDYEFFVVRDDSINAFAVPGGKVFVHAGLISRVKSEDALAGVLAHEVAHAHAHHAVRQQQKGAAAGYAGLAGIFLALINPVLGQAALMASQAKTLEYQRDFEREADFLALEYTRRSGFDPQSMLELLRVIYDEQKINPTSIPPYFLSHPLTAERMANIEAALGRLEWERESRPVASERLLRAAAVARGTSQRRAKAVGDYEAAVSSAKAGEERLRAVEMAGVLMVHGEDYTAALAYLREAAAGGRNMDRELGRALLRLGEYGEALPLLKRAVKERPGDWNALADLGEAHYRLSDAEQAVAALEKSWELSPWRPRVAESFARALDMAGKRERGYYFLAVRAETTGRLDRALLYYRKALPGLEEGGEEWKQASSRLEQLEDAAEQLHRRPKPPVARPRELANGG, translated from the coding sequence GTGTCTACGCGTGCTCGCTTCCGCTGGCTGGTGATGGTCGCCGTGCTTGCCCAGTTGGCCGTTCTGCCCGCCGCGGCCCCGGCCACGGTTGGCATGGAGAAGGAGCTGGGCGAGGATTTCGTCAGCCAAGCGCGCAAGGGGCTGCCGCTTATCTACGATTACGAGATCAACGAGATGGTGTCCGAGATCGGGGGGCGCATCGTGCGGGGCCTGGGCATGCAGCCTTTTGACTACGAGTTTTTCGTTGTCCGCGACGACAGCATCAACGCCTTCGCCGTCCCTGGCGGCAAGGTTTTTGTTCACGCGGGTCTCATTTCTCGCGTGAAGTCGGAGGACGCATTGGCCGGTGTGCTTGCTCACGAGGTCGCCCACGCTCACGCCCACCACGCGGTGCGACAACAGCAGAAGGGAGCCGCCGCCGGCTACGCGGGCCTGGCGGGCATTTTTCTTGCGCTCATCAACCCAGTGCTCGGACAGGCTGCACTGATGGCCTCCCAGGCAAAGACCCTTGAGTACCAGCGCGACTTTGAACGCGAAGCCGACTTCCTGGCCTTGGAGTACACCCGTCGGTCGGGCTTCGACCCACAATCGATGCTTGAACTGCTGCGCGTTATCTACGATGAGCAGAAAATAAACCCCACCAGCATACCTCCCTATTTCCTTTCGCATCCGCTCACTGCCGAGCGAATGGCCAATATCGAGGCTGCGCTGGGCAGACTGGAGTGGGAGCGCGAGAGTCGCCCGGTGGCGAGTGAGCGCCTGCTGCGCGCGGCGGCCGTCGCCCGTGGCACATCGCAGCGACGGGCGAAGGCCGTGGGCGATTACGAGGCGGCGGTGAGTTCGGCGAAGGCCGGCGAAGAACGTTTGCGCGCGGTCGAGATGGCCGGTGTGCTGATGGTGCACGGCGAAGACTACACTGCTGCGCTGGCTTATCTGCGCGAAGCCGCAGCGGGGGGACGCAATATGGACCGCGAGCTGGGCCGTGCGCTACTACGCCTGGGCGAGTACGGCGAGGCGCTGCCTCTGCTTAAGAGAGCGGTCAAGGAGAGACCGGGCGATTGGAACGCGCTCGCCGACCTGGGCGAGGCCCACTATAGGCTCTCCGACGCAGAGCAGGCAGTGGCTGCCCTTGAGAAGTCATGGGAGCTCAGCCCCTGGCGCCCGCGGGTTGCCGAAAGTTTTGCGCGCGCTCTCGACATGGCCGGTAAGCGCGAACGCGGCTACTACTTTCTCGCCGTGAGGGCAGAGACCACCGGGCGCCTGGACCGTGCCCTGTTATACTATCGCAAGGCCCTGCCTGGACTCGAAGAGGGCGGCGAGGAGTGGAAGCAGGCGTCTTCTCGGCTCGAGCAGCTTGAAGACGCCGCCGAGCAGCTGCATCGGCGACCGAAACCACCCGTCGCCAGGCCGCGAGAGTTAGCCAACGGTGGCTGA
- the hisC gene encoding histidinol-phosphate transaminase, with product MAERVIAGVLPRVRAMKAYTPGEQPSGGELVKLNTNENPYPPSPAVAEAVRAVSNGDSLRLYPQPASDDVRAAAAAAWQRPIEGVLIGNGSDELLAVLTRACLEPGQTVAWLSPTYSLYRTMAEAVGARVVELPVQREKDHSRALLDEDLASCNPRLIFVCRPNSPWGETVGLEELGRLCRSTDALVVADEAYIDFSHAESALELLDQHQNLVVLRTLSKAFSLAAVRIGIAFASPDLVVELDKLRDSYNVSRLNAAAAVAALQDMDYQRVNCDRVMASRQRVIERLCAAGWGPWASDANFFWLPCPGDDGRAVYSRLADAGVLVRWFDSPRLSGGVRITVGTDEQMDLLVRCLGNFN from the coding sequence GTGGCTGAGCGCGTGATCGCGGGCGTGCTGCCGCGCGTGCGGGCGATGAAGGCTTACACCCCGGGCGAACAGCCCAGCGGTGGCGAGCTTGTAAAACTCAACACCAACGAGAATCCCTATCCACCGTCACCGGCCGTGGCGGAGGCCGTGCGCGCCGTGAGCAATGGCGACTCGCTGAGGCTCTATCCGCAGCCGGCGAGCGACGATGTCAGGGCCGCGGCCGCGGCGGCCTGGCAACGACCGATCGAAGGCGTGCTCATCGGCAATGGCTCCGACGAGCTGCTGGCTGTGCTCACCAGGGCCTGCCTTGAGCCGGGGCAGACCGTGGCCTGGCTGTCTCCCACTTACTCGCTGTACCGCACTATGGCCGAGGCTGTAGGCGCCCGCGTGGTCGAGCTGCCTGTGCAACGAGAAAAAGACCACAGCCGGGCGCTGCTCGACGAAGACCTGGCTTCGTGCAATCCGCGGTTGATCTTCGTGTGCAGGCCCAATTCGCCCTGGGGCGAGACCGTTGGCTTGGAAGAACTCGGGCGGTTGTGTCGTTCGACCGACGCCCTGGTGGTGGCCGACGAGGCCTACATTGATTTCAGCCACGCCGAGTCGGCCCTTGAACTACTTGACCAGCACCAGAACCTGGTCGTACTGCGCACCCTGTCGAAGGCGTTCTCGCTGGCCGCCGTCCGTATAGGCATTGCTTTTGCCAGTCCGGATCTCGTTGTCGAGCTGGATAAGCTGCGCGATTCCTACAACGTCTCGCGGCTGAACGCCGCCGCCGCCGTGGCCGCCTTGCAGGACATGGACTACCAGCGTGTGAACTGCGACAGGGTTATGGCCAGCAGGCAACGCGTGATCGAACGCTTGTGTGCTGCCGGCTGGGGGCCCTGGGCCAGCGACGCCAACTTCTTCTGGTTGCCCTGTCCGGGTGACGACGGGAGGGCGGTTTACAGTCGCCTGGCCGACGCGGGAGTGCTCGTACGCTGGTTTGACAGCCCCCGGTTGAGCGGTGGCGTGAGGATAACCGTGGGTACCGACGAACAGATGGACCTGCTCGTGCGGTGCCTCGGAAACTTTAACTGA